From the genome of Candidatus Baltobacteraceae bacterium, one region includes:
- a CDS encoding ABC transporter ATP-binding protein encodes MSDHLLTIENLNTYYGKSHILHDVGLEVGKGELVALLGLNGAGKTTTLRSILGLTRPRSGAITFDGTSIFGRSPYRIARMGVGYVPEGRRMFAALSVLENLQLAENGRAGEWSIPRVLDHLPKLKELVHRKAGRLSGGEQEMLAIGRALVANPQLMLVDEASQGLAPLIVEDVYRILAELKARGVAIVLVEQNALLALKIADRAYVIDAGRVVYQGGASELLQDRNRIADLMGLTAAELAS; translated from the coding sequence ATGTCTGACCACCTGTTGACGATAGAAAATCTCAACACGTATTACGGCAAGAGTCACATCTTGCACGACGTCGGACTGGAGGTCGGCAAAGGCGAGCTCGTCGCGCTGCTCGGACTCAACGGGGCCGGCAAGACCACGACGCTGCGCAGCATCCTCGGTCTTACCCGCCCGCGTAGCGGTGCGATCACCTTCGACGGGACGTCGATCTTCGGCCGTTCGCCGTACCGTATCGCGCGCATGGGCGTCGGGTACGTGCCCGAAGGGCGCCGGATGTTTGCGGCGCTTTCGGTGCTCGAGAATCTCCAACTCGCCGAGAACGGCCGCGCGGGTGAGTGGTCGATTCCGCGAGTCCTCGACCATTTGCCCAAACTCAAGGAGCTCGTGCACCGCAAAGCCGGGCGGCTTTCGGGCGGCGAGCAAGAGATGCTGGCCATCGGGCGTGCACTGGTTGCAAATCCGCAACTGATGCTGGTCGATGAAGCCTCGCAAGGGCTCGCGCCGCTGATCGTGGAGGACGTCTACCGCATCCTGGCCGAGCTCAAGGCGCGCGGCGTGGCGATCGTGTTGGTCGAACAGAACGCGCTGCTGGCGCTCAAGATCGCCGATCGCGCCTACGTGATCGATGCCGGCCGGGTGGTCTACCAAGGCGGAGCCTCCGAGCTGCTGCAAGACCGCAACCGCATTGCCGATCTGATGGGCCTGACCGCCGCCGAACTGGCCTCCTAG